Proteins encoded within one genomic window of Nitrospira sp.:
- a CDS encoding cob(I)yrinic acid a,c-diamide adenosyltransferase, with the protein MRITKVYTKTGDAGKTRLAGGQQVWKDSLRVEAYGTIDELNASIGVVRVMNTDVVDEYSAAAQLEDELRWVQNKLFDVGSILATAPGQTFKNMPQVAAKDVTRLEKLMDRCQKDLEPLKEFILPGGGKVSGFLHQARTVCRRAERLCVALSKTEPVDSTIIKFVNRLSDALFVLARWVSKTQGEPEFLWERDVAKKAK; encoded by the coding sequence ATGCGCATCACCAAGGTCTACACAAAAACAGGGGACGCGGGGAAAACCAGACTGGCCGGCGGACAACAGGTGTGGAAAGACAGTCTGCGGGTTGAAGCCTACGGCACGATCGATGAGTTGAATGCGTCGATCGGTGTGGTGCGAGTGATGAATACCGATGTTGTGGACGAGTATTCAGCTGCTGCACAACTTGAAGACGAGCTACGCTGGGTACAGAACAAATTATTCGATGTGGGTAGTATTCTGGCGACGGCACCGGGACAAACCTTCAAGAATATGCCGCAGGTCGCGGCGAAGGACGTCACACGGTTAGAAAAACTGATGGATCGGTGCCAAAAAGATTTGGAGCCGCTGAAAGAATTCATCCTGCCGGGAGGCGGAAAAGTTTCAGGGTTTTTGCACCAGGCTCGGACGGTTTGTCGCCGCGCTGAACGGTTGTGTGTGGCTCTCTCAAAAACGGAGCCGGTCGATTCGACGATCATCAAGTTCGTCAATCGGTTGAGTGATGCGTTGTTCGTGCTGGCTCGGTGGGTTTCCAAGACGCAGGGCGAGCCTGAATTCTTATGGGAACGTGATGTCGCCAAGAAAGCCAAGTAA
- the bluB gene encoding 5,6-dimethylbenzimidazole synthase, which translates to MRTKSRFSDAEREAVYRVIFERRDVRRNFVPTPIPDAVMMRLLTAAHHAGSVGFMQPWDFVVIRNRATKRAVKDLFIDANTKASARYTGNKRALYRGLKLEGIEEAPVNLCITCSRRRGGPSVLGRSTVRATDLYSTCCAVQNLWLAARAEGIGVGWVSIVDHQKLKQVIGVPHSVTILAYLCLGYVSKFEDRPDLEAAGWRSRIPVGQLIHDESWGNRIHDKRGDGDAHHQGLHKNRGRGENQTGRRTTGVERQSAG; encoded by the coding sequence ATGAGAACCAAGAGCCGATTTTCAGACGCTGAGCGGGAAGCTGTCTATCGCGTGATATTTGAGCGGCGAGATGTGCGCCGGAATTTTGTGCCGACGCCGATTCCAGATGCGGTGATGATGCGGCTGCTGACGGCGGCGCATCATGCGGGATCGGTGGGATTCATGCAGCCGTGGGATTTCGTGGTCATCCGCAATCGCGCGACGAAGCGCGCAGTGAAAGATCTCTTTATCGACGCCAATACCAAGGCGTCCGCTCGGTATACAGGCAACAAGAGAGCACTGTATCGAGGATTGAAGCTGGAAGGTATCGAGGAAGCGCCGGTCAATCTGTGCATCACGTGCAGCCGGCGGCGCGGCGGGCCATCCGTACTTGGCCGCTCCACGGTGCGCGCAACGGATTTGTACAGTACCTGTTGCGCCGTTCAGAATCTCTGGTTAGCCGCGAGGGCCGAGGGCATCGGCGTCGGTTGGGTCAGTATTGTAGATCACCAGAAGCTCAAACAAGTGATCGGCGTACCTCACTCGGTGACGATCCTTGCCTATCTCTGCCTCGGCTATGTATCCAAGTTTGAAGACCGACCGGATCTAGAAGCAGCCGGATGGCGGAGTCGGATTCCAGTTGGCCAGTTAATTCACGACGAGTCATGGGGCAATCGGATTCATGACAAGAGAGGGGATGGGGATGCGCATCACCAAGGTCTACACAAAAACAGGGGACGCGGGGAAAACCAGACTGGCCGGCGGACAACAGGTGTGGAAAGACAGTCTGCGGGTTGA
- the cobO gene encoding cob(I)yrinic acid a,c-diamide adenosyltransferase, with protein sequence MIEQNEHTARMERLKASVDRRIAEAQREKGLLIVYTGAGKGKTTAALGMILRCIGHGWKVAVVQFIKGAIDTAEERALKSFGDRMRFLRMGEGYTWETQDRERDTQCAQQAWAKVCEFLRDPSYAMVVLDEFNIALKHGYVALDDVLPVLRNRPPMQHVVITGRGGPAEILEEADLVTEMKQVKHPFRNGIKAQPGVEF encoded by the coding sequence ATGATTGAACAGAACGAACATACAGCAAGAATGGAGCGTCTCAAGGCCTCGGTTGATCGGCGCATTGCGGAAGCGCAACGGGAGAAAGGACTCTTGATTGTCTACACCGGCGCCGGCAAAGGAAAGACGACTGCGGCGCTGGGGATGATATTGCGCTGCATCGGGCATGGCTGGAAGGTGGCAGTGGTCCAATTTATCAAAGGAGCTATCGACACCGCGGAAGAGCGGGCGTTGAAGTCCTTCGGGGATCGGATGAGATTTCTCCGAATGGGTGAAGGCTACACCTGGGAGACACAGGATCGGGAGCGAGACACTCAATGTGCTCAACAAGCGTGGGCAAAGGTCTGTGAGTTTCTCCGCGATCCCTCCTATGCCATGGTGGTCCTCGACGAGTTCAATATCGCGCTGAAGCACGGCTATGTCGCGCTGGATGACGTGCTCCCGGTACTGCGCAACCGTCCGCCGATGCAGCATGTGGTGATCACCGGCAGAGGGGGGCCAGCAGAGATTTTGGAAGAAGCCGATCTTGTGACGGAGATGAAGCAAGTGAAGCATCCCTTCCGAAATGGCATCAAGGCGCAACCGGGGGTTGAATTTTGA